In one window of Leptospira sp. GIMC2001 DNA:
- a CDS encoding RCC1 domain-containing protein: MKADLSNPCDILTESFFSTLLVKNTIGDSTPHCGYSLNFNSNVTSPAPSPTFKSLATMPRANHTLLKFEDGRIKGWGNSDLGQLGYGNISSIGDGNLSIKDSSFIPISQPIAQLTAGSNFSCALFISGDVQCWGSGNNGRLGYGNTNSVGDGVGISIQEAGILPIGENVIQVHAGSDHACALLSSGNVRCWGSGNSGKLGYNNIDNVGDGITSIQSAGNINIGGTVTHLAVGSDHNCALLSTGTVRCWGFNASGQLGYNNTINVGDSGANSIINAGDVSIGGTPTQITIGFAHTCVLLSTGTVRCWGVGSFGRLGYNNTNSIGDGLIGGDVPIGETAVQITAGFSHTCALLSTGNVRCWGSGANGKLGYNSISNIADGVSGITIQSAGDVPIGEAVREISAGASHTCALLASGSVRCWGAGANGKLGYNSIADLGDGVGSTILQAGDIVLE, translated from the coding sequence ATGAAGGCAGATCTTAGCAATCCATGCGATATTCTAACTGAATCATTTTTTAGTACCTTATTAGTAAAAAATACAATTGGAGATTCAACTCCACACTGTGGTTATAGTTTGAATTTTAATAGTAATGTTACTAGTCCAGCACCGTCTCCAACATTTAAAAGTCTAGCGACAATGCCAAGAGCTAATCACACTCTATTAAAATTTGAAGACGGAAGGATCAAGGGATGGGGGAATTCAGATCTTGGACAACTTGGTTATGGAAATATTAGCAGTATAGGGGACGGTAATCTCTCTATCAAAGATTCAAGTTTCATTCCAATTTCTCAACCCATCGCTCAACTAACGGCAGGTAGTAATTTTAGTTGTGCACTTTTTATTTCGGGCGATGTGCAATGCTGGGGTTCCGGCAATAATGGAAGATTGGGATATGGAAATACGAATAGCGTAGGTGATGGAGTTGGAATCAGCATTCAAGAAGCTGGAATTCTCCCGATAGGAGAGAATGTAATCCAGGTTCATGCAGGTTCTGATCATGCATGCGCTCTACTTTCCTCAGGCAATGTTCGATGTTGGGGATCTGGCAATAGTGGAAAATTAGGTTATAATAATATTGATAATGTAGGAGATGGGATAACCAGTATTCAATCTGCAGGGAATATAAATATAGGTGGAACAGTTACTCACTTAGCCGTTGGCTCTGATCATAATTGTGCTTTACTTTCGACCGGAACAGTTCGGTGCTGGGGTTTCAATGCTTCTGGACAATTGGGTTACAATAATACAATTAATGTTGGAGATAGTGGTGCTAATAGTATTATAAATGCTGGTGATGTTTCCATTGGAGGAACTCCTACCCAAATTACTATTGGATTTGCGCATACCTGCGTTCTACTTTCGACAGGTACTGTTCGTTGTTGGGGTGTTGGAAGTTTTGGTCGGTTGGGATATAATAACACAAATTCAATTGGGGATGGTCTTATAGGTGGTGATGTTCCGATTGGTGAGACAGCAGTTCAAATTACAGCCGGGTTTTCTCATACCTGCGCTTTATTATCGACTGGAAATGTTAGATGCTGGGGTTCTGGCGCTAATGGAAAATTGGGTTATAATTCTATAAGCAATATTGCAGATGGTGTTTCAGGTATTACAATCCAAAGTGCCGGAGATGTACCGATAGGTGAGGCTGTAAGGGAAATATCAGCAGGCGCGTCACATACTTGTGCTTTACTAGCTAGTGGTTCAGTTCGTTGCTGGGGAGCTGGTGCAAACGGAAAGTTAGGATACAATAGTATCGCTGATTTAGGTGATGGAGTAGGATCGACTATTCTCCAGGCTGGAGATATAGTTTTGGAATAA
- a CDS encoding VOC family protein, with protein MSKCKIMEMHNVGIVVESLDNAVSFFKEIGMTLEGRMLVEGEWAGRVTGLGDQSVEVAMMVTPDGNSRLELSQFISPKIVSDHRNSPVNSLGYLRVMFRVDNLNELLPRIEKYGAKIVGEVVQFGEVYRLCYVRGTEGILIGLAEQLGNETSEDIMKNSEYN; from the coding sequence ATGTCAAAATGTAAAATAATGGAAATGCATAATGTTGGAATTGTAGTTGAATCTCTAGATAACGCAGTTTCTTTTTTTAAAGAAATTGGAATGACACTCGAGGGACGAATGCTTGTAGAAGGTGAGTGGGCTGGCCGAGTAACGGGGCTTGGAGATCAATCTGTCGAGGTGGCTATGATGGTAACGCCAGACGGGAATAGTCGTTTGGAACTCTCTCAATTTATTTCACCTAAAATCGTTTCTGACCATAGAAATTCACCAGTCAATTCACTCGGTTATTTACGAGTAATGTTTCGAGTTGATAATTTAAATGAATTGCTTCCGCGAATTGAGAAATACGGAGCTAAGATAGTTGGGGAAGTCGTCCAGTTTGGTGAAGTCTATAGGCTTTGTTACGTTAGAGGAACGGAAGGAATACTAATCGGATTGGCTGAACAACTTGGAAATGAAACTTCAGAAGATATTATGAAAAATTCTGAATATAATTAA
- a CDS encoding BCCT family transporter: MFSNIILFSVLFPKEFILNLQLATNFLLDSFNYYYLYLGFISIIAVVLIICLPIGGKRLNGEKPEYGFFSWVAMLYSTGMGAGLLLRAVQEPTYYFLNPPVVSALAPEILSLEYTFFHWGFTAWAFYSIFGLVINSRMDQNESFLRFKFNFPSQILLIILTMIGIISVLSLGSKQILTGIHLKGLFELNLENHLIIISILAMLATLSAWVGVQKSIRRISNFNILLAFFLMGFIFLWGQKLLILFNFSKSICELLVDFIPLSLNLGDSKAEDHFINDWTVFYWAFWLSWTPFTGIFIAKISQGRTVREYLLGSILIPSIGSFIWFSIFGTEAFSIIKFYPEQRESFLSIYKSLFSLLNFYPMAKLTSLLSLIAMSTFLLTSIDSAIYVLGILSDRGNLTPKNRLRIYWGCSLLVLTSCFVLLGENELLSALKNLLIIVALPFSFFYLYLLFQFFFHLLQKSEKT; encoded by the coding sequence TTGTTTTCGAATATTATTTTGTTCTCAGTATTATTTCCGAAGGAATTTATTCTCAATCTTCAACTTGCCACGAACTTTTTGTTAGATTCCTTCAATTATTATTATCTATATTTGGGGTTTATCTCGATTATTGCCGTCGTTCTCATTATCTGTTTACCCATTGGAGGCAAAAGATTAAATGGAGAGAAACCAGAGTATGGATTTTTTTCTTGGGTTGCCATGCTCTATAGCACAGGTATGGGAGCAGGACTCTTGCTAAGGGCAGTTCAAGAGCCAACTTATTATTTCTTAAATCCACCAGTCGTGTCAGCTCTCGCACCTGAAATCTTATCGTTAGAATATACTTTTTTCCATTGGGGTTTTACTGCTTGGGCATTTTACAGTATTTTTGGCTTAGTAATCAATTCTCGAATGGATCAAAATGAGTCCTTTCTTAGATTCAAATTCAATTTTCCAAGTCAAATTCTATTGATTATTCTAACTATGATCGGAATCATTTCTGTATTATCCTTAGGAAGTAAACAAATATTAACGGGAATTCATCTGAAAGGTTTATTCGAATTAAATTTAGAAAATCATCTGATTATTATTTCGATATTGGCAATGCTCGCAACTCTTTCTGCGTGGGTAGGTGTTCAGAAAAGTATTCGTAGAATTTCCAATTTCAACATATTGCTCGCCTTCTTCTTAATGGGTTTTATATTCTTATGGGGACAGAAGCTACTCATACTTTTTAATTTTTCAAAATCAATCTGTGAGCTGTTAGTTGATTTTATACCATTGAGTTTGAATCTAGGCGACTCCAAAGCCGAAGACCATTTCATCAATGATTGGACCGTTTTCTATTGGGCTTTTTGGTTATCATGGACACCTTTCACCGGGATTTTTATAGCAAAAATTTCTCAAGGACGAACTGTTCGCGAATATCTACTTGGTAGCATTCTGATTCCATCTATTGGAAGTTTTATCTGGTTTTCCATTTTTGGAACAGAGGCTTTCTCAATCATCAAATTTTATCCAGAGCAAAGGGAATCCTTTCTTTCAATTTATAAATCCCTCTTCTCTCTTTTAAACTTTTATCCAATGGCAAAATTAACATCGCTTCTATCCTTAATAGCCATGTCAACATTCCTTTTAACCTCAATTGATTCCGCAATCTACGTTCTTGGAATCCTATCAGACAGAGGAAACTTAACACCTAAGAATAGACTTCGTATCTATTGGGGATGCAGTCTTTTGGTATTGACTTCTTGTTTTGTATTACTTGGTGAGAATGAACTGCTGTCCGCTTTGAAGAATTTACTTATAATTGTAGCCTTGCCTTTTAGCTTTTTCTATCTTTATCTATTATTTCAATTCTTCTTCCATTTATTACAGAAATCGGAAAAAACTTAA
- the rsgA gene encoding ribosome small subunit-dependent GTPase A, whose protein sequence is MTLEDLGYNIDLEQYAKDHNLQSFEVGRVVAEHKEKYIVKTINSEYQAEVTGKLRFTAENRFDFPAVGDWVAITVYDESQCLIHEIYPRRTILSRKSVSKNFESQILATNIDYGIIVTAVDHNFNINRIERYLTICNASKIEPIIVLNKIDLIDTDRKVEILYEINQRIFHTPIITLSSVTLEGISKIKNLILKTKTYCLLGSSGVGKSTILNTLAERFLMNTGSISLIHNKGKHITTHRDSLFQNYISSLENSRSYSIT, encoded by the coding sequence ATGACATTAGAAGATTTAGGATATAATATTGATTTAGAGCAATACGCAAAAGATCATAATCTTCAATCATTTGAAGTAGGAAGAGTCGTAGCCGAGCATAAAGAAAAATATATAGTTAAAACTATCAATTCTGAATACCAAGCGGAAGTAACTGGTAAATTAAGATTCACAGCCGAAAATCGATTTGATTTTCCTGCTGTTGGAGATTGGGTCGCAATAACTGTATATGATGAGAGTCAGTGCCTTATTCATGAAATATATCCAAGGCGGACAATACTATCTAGAAAATCTGTAAGTAAAAATTTTGAATCTCAAATCCTTGCAACGAATATAGATTATGGAATTATCGTAACTGCAGTTGATCATAATTTTAATATTAATCGAATTGAAAGATATCTGACAATTTGCAACGCATCAAAAATTGAGCCGATCATTGTATTGAATAAAATCGATCTAATTGATACGGATAGAAAAGTTGAAATCCTTTATGAAATCAATCAAAGAATTTTTCATACACCCATAATTACTTTAAGCAGTGTGACTTTAGAAGGTATAAGTAAAATAAAAAATTTAATTCTAAAAACTAAGACTTATTGCCTTCTTGGTTCTTCCGGTGTTGGAAAATCTACAATTTTGAATACGCTAGCAGAGCGTTTCTTGATGAACACAGGATCAATAAGTTTGATTCATAACAAAGGTAAGCATATAACAACACATAGAGATTCTTTATTCCAAAACTATATCTCCAGCCTGGAGAATAGTCGATCCTACTCCATCACCTAA